The sequence below is a genomic window from Chiroxiphia lanceolata isolate bChiLan1 chromosome 8, bChiLan1.pri, whole genome shotgun sequence.
GGATTGGCTTTGAACTAATgccagatttttaaattaaattcatgtTCTGAAgagaattgttttgttttgttttaatgaccTCTGCCATCTTTCATGACAAGCTGTAGTAGAGTCTGAAAGCCTGGAGTACTCACTCTTCTGAGAAGCACTGCATGGATTGGTTCAGAGAGCACAAACTAGAATGctattttaaacttttgccCTGAGTGGCTTAAACAAGCAGTTTAATCAGTGGTGTAATAAGTTATGACACTGATATATCTGATAAGGTTATATAAGTAATATGAGAAATATTAGTGACACctgaagtttttatttctgtaattgcTAGAGTATGAGAAACAAAAACTAACAGACTGGGACTGGTATTGGATTAAGTCCTGTATAAGTACCTCCACTGTTGAAAAGAGCAAACGTTCGTGTATGTTCAGTCCTGCAAAACTCGAAGAATGTGCATTTACTAAATATCGTGTAGTACTGAATAGAGTGTAAGATGGAAAGAATTTGCAATGAAATTGAAATAGCACAACCATATGGCAAACTGTATGGAATGTAAcacttgtttcttttattaatgGGTTTCTACGTACATAATTTTGCTTTAGGCTAAAAACATACATGGCTGACAAGTTAAAAGTCCAAGGAAAGCTGAAGCTGCTAGCAGTGTAAAGTTGAAACTGTGTATGGCAGAGGGGGTTTCAGATGCACATTGCTGAAATCCACTTGTTTGaactgctggagcagtttgCCAGCTCTCAAATCTAAAACTGTACTTACTGTAGCAGGCATTAAAAGCAGCCACGTTTACTAGAGCTCTAACTATGCTCTAATGAGTTCTAGGAAACAAAAAGGGTCtgtgggggtgggagggtgaTTAAAGCCAAATGCTGTGGTGGTTGTTTGCCAAGTCACATCACAGGGGTATTTCATTGATGATGGGGGCATATTACACAATAATATGGTGACAAAAACTTGCGTATGCAGTGCCAGTGATGTCCTAACACATCTTACTTTTGCTCTTGCAACCAGCTTCTGTGTGCCAGCATGAGAAAACCGACAGGAAACATGGCACTGCACAATATCCTACCCGGTGTTTGACACTATCTGCTGAAATCTAGCCGTTAGTAGTACATACCCCTTTTTGTCTCTGATGGTTCCATTTGAGCTTTGCATCTGCAGGAAAGTCTCAGGCTTGTAGTAGAATTGAAATATGACCAATGAAGACATTAGATACAATCCATTTTATAGTTCACTTGTGctgaaccttttttttcccctcctctttctgTTCACCTGAAGGtaaatttgaagaaaaggaagacagtGTTCCCAAACTTGAACAGTTGAACAGCTTGGGCTGTATGACTAACATGAATTTGGTACTAACAAAACAGAATTTGCTTCATATGGAGTTGTTGTTGCTAGAAACATTTCAGTGGAATTTGTGCCTCCCAACTGCTGCTCATTTCATCGACTATTATCTTCTATTGCTGTCCATGAGACTGATCTTCATGATGGCTGGCCAATGGTCTGCTTAGAGAAGACTAAGTTATATATGGCAAAGTATGCTGATTACTTTCTGGAAGTATCATTGCAAGGTGAGTTATGGATTTCAGAGTATGACTCCTTTGTTGTCTTGACAGATAACATCAAACTTAatctttttctcattccttcTTTCTAGATCACgagtttttaaattatgctcCATCTTAGTTGCTACTGCATGTGTAGCTTCTTCAAGGATTATCTTGCGTCTCTCACCAACGTGGCCTACCCGCCTGCACCATCTGACTGCCTACTCCTGGGATTTCCTGGTGCCCTGTATTGAGCGACTGTTGATGTAAGTTAACAGCacagctttttttaaagcctgttCTGCATCTGTTTGTTATCTTATTGCTGTCAACACTGcaattaaatttctttcttaatttctatttctctgtTCTAAAAATACTTACGTATTAGGGAATATTGTTAGGTAATAGCTGTTTGTTCTTTCCAAAAAAGAAACTTTGTCAGAgctctttcctgttctttcaaCAAACAAACCTCAGCCTCACATTTCCACTGAACATCTTCTGGGATGCTTTGAGAATCTTAGATAACTTGTTCCCAATCTCTCTGTTCTGCTCAGAGAGCAAAAGGAGATGGTGAAGCATACCGAAGGCATAGAGGCTTCCATACAGAAGACTTAAAGTTCAAGGCATCTCCAAACAGATGATGGATCAATGTGCAGACTGTTTGAGTGGCCAGCTTCTGGGGGAGGAAATGACAGGGAGTTTGTATCTATTTTTGCTGTATCCATTCTTGCACTACAGTGGAGAGATACAGATGACATGAGATAAAGGTGCCAATGTATGCCAAGTGACCTTACTGGGAAAGGATGTTACACAATCTGCTTTCCCCCTACAGAAGTTGCTTTTGCCCAGATCTGAACATAATTTTGATCAGTAGAAGCACAGTGGTATCTAGAAGAATCACATTGTGTTAGAAGTGTGACATTATGACCCCAATGGCCTCTTCTGGTTTCACTAATGTGTGTAATGAAAGTCAAACTAGTACCTGAAGCATGCAAGTGCtgttgcagaaatgttttcagtattGCTCTGGAACAGTTTGTGGGGGAGCACCATAACAAATTAGGAATGAAGTGTGCACATCTGCTTAGCCTCAGCATAAGAGCAAGAAGGAGTGTGTCTAGATATATTTCAGACAGGTGTAAATCAAAGGGAATTCAAGTGAGCATACTGGATGGTGTagaaaaaggggagaggaaggagaaaaaaaagtgtttctgctTCCCAGAACAGGATCCAATATCAGTATAATCAGTATACATATGAACTTTAAGTACTATAATGGAGatcttaaaacatttctgatatCCTGTCTTCAAAAACCTTATGCtctgtttaatttaaatgagGTAGAAGTAGCAAATACCTTCCAATTTCAGGTTATGATAATCTGGAAATTTATTGGGATAATAAGTATAGTACCAAACTTTACTGCACTTTAATTCTAGATACTGCTGTATTATTTGTATTGTACTTGGCtattatctgcatttttattgctATGCAATAaagtgaaatgctgaaaaaagaCTGTACCCTAACCAAACTTTAAAACCTTAGATGATTGTAAAGAGTAGGCTAACActattttccttcatcttttaaaaaagctttggAAGCTTTCAGATATTTGCATCATTTTTAGGATACTTTTAAAAGTTAGCCCAGAAAAGTTTAAATAGTATCTGTTTGATGGATTCTTTGTTCtccattttgtttcagtgcGCATGATAATGACGTGAAggaagcaaacaagcaaaaaggaCAACATGCTCAGTCTGCCCAACACTCTGTATttcagcccccagccccaaccCCCCAGCAGGCCAATGCTCAGCAGCACATACCCCACTATCTCCAGGCTCATCAGTCTTCATTACAGTACCACCATCAGACatcacagcagcaaagctgccAACAGATACTGTCATCTAATCACACAGCATCTTACCACTTCAGACTTGCCCTGCTGCCTTACAGTCCAGTGGCCAGGCCCGAGGCCACGTACGACTGGTGCTGCCACGTCCTTGGCTGTGCCACTGGAAGTGAAGCCATGTATTAGTGTCTCCTACAACCGGAGTTACCAAGTGAATGGACGATATTCCTGTATTACTCCCTGCTTTGAGAGGTGAtaactacaaaatatttttgtgcttgtttgtttggggtggGGAGTGGTGTggaaattgtttcatttttttgttaaatctcAATTAAGTTTGAGGgcaaaaaattgaataaaaaaggtgtctttccaggaaaaaaagcaactggATTGGCAACCGATACCACAGCTCAAATACAGACTGCAAAAAATAAGCACTCAGACCATCCTCTGAAAAAGACTGTATGCTTGGGGATAATAAGTTCTTACTCTGACACTCAGCATATTCAGTTCTCCTAATGCATGTCTGTGAAATactattcaaaagaaaaatagctgtgGACTAACTACAGACTTACCTTTTAATGAAGGAGATAATGCAGTATTATTTTGAAGACATTTATGTAATACCACCATACAGTATTAACAATTACCTTACATTTACTGAACTCATGAAACTCAAGAATCCACTGAATGCCAGACTTCTACAGATACATGGTGAtcacaggaagaaacaaatgtCATTTGGCTAACTCCATACTCTTGCCCCTTTTTCACCACTTGCGTTGGATATTTTGCTTTAGGCTAAGGCATGTGAGTTAACTGGTATTTTGGCTAGTTTTTAAGTTTTGTACCTTGCAGGAGAGACAATGtctttttgcctcttttctcctccctgtcctCTTTATGTTTAAAGTAACTCTTTCATACTAACTCAGGGAATTTTCTATTCATtactctgtgctgctggtttgTACACTAATTTGGGTATAACTTAAGGAAGGAAGACAGAGAGGGAAGATACTATAGCAAGTGAAGTGGCTTTTCTTCAGGGCATCTATGCAGAGAACCAAAGGGATGTGTCAGTGTTCACAGAACATAGATGTGAACTACTGCCTAGCAGTGTGGTAattgaagaaaagagaaagtttcAGCTGAACTTGTACTGTACCAGAACTTCTGCACTGGCTGTGATTGctctgtgtacacacacacaacacgTGTATTATTAACCAACAGAAAGCATCTCCAGTTGTACTGACAGTGTCACTCGTACAGTTAAACAGTAACAAGTACAGTTAAATGCTTACAGAAATCCAGTTCTGTCAGGCTTATAGTGGAGGGAAATTCTCAGGTAATAATGGGGCAACTTTTTCTTCTACTATTTGGGAGTTCCAGAAGAAGATACAGAGATTTACTCTTCTAAATGGGTGGATCAAAAATATATTGCAGAGCGAACTGCTTTATCACAATTAAGGTGCTAATTACATAACTTTATGGAATTACACTCTCTCCTGTGGAGTGGATAGTGTGAGGGTAGAAAGCTTCACTCATCCAACTCTTGGATGAAAATGGTGGTAGAGATATTAATGGagatggtttggggttttttgtttgtttctttttgtttggttgggtttttttccccaatacaAGAGATACCTGACTTTTTCCTGTGGTAGAATGGGAGGAAGAGGTATGGATGACAGGATTCTTACtacttaaaaatatctttatagTATATAGGCTTAAGGGgtttttctggttgttttatttgttcttttaccACCTTCTCCTCTGTCTTAGTGGCAGCACTTAAAATTGTGTACCATCAAATGACACTGAAGTACTGTGAATCTTACAGAGACAGTTTTGAAAGCAGGGGCAATTAAGTTACAATATCAATATTAAAATGAAGCCTTTATGACTATAATGTTCAGAATGGAGGGAGGACAGCTGTGTTCATTCGTTCCGGTGTTGAATTATGTGACATGCTGTGAAAAACCTATTTGTTGTTGAGGAGAAGAAATCctgtttctcttgttttgtcttttaaatcccaATTTTTGTTGTGGGCTTTTGTAGCATAGATGTGCAAGTCAAGAGGGATGGGAGGGTGAATGGAAAAGATGACCCTCTCTGTTTTATGCTAGAGAATCAACTTTGAAATAGGCATAGTGTGATCAGTTCTTATTAAGTGCaagttggtttgggtttttttttcttctcctctcctcttaaTGATATTTCCCCATGTCTGAGAGTAGTGTTAAGTAGAGACTTTCCACCTCATAAGATGCCGTGCTTTTTACTTGGCACTGTTACCCATTTTAGAGGGAAATGGACTTCTTTCTGCTGGTTTGATTTGTTGCAATGCTGTATCCAAGTCCTCAGTGCCCTAACTACCTCTGATGCTATGAATGTACAGTCTTGTAATAGACCATGACTTGAAATAACAGCAGATGCCTGTAgcaattttttctgtaaaatctttAAATCAGCTAACTTGTCATCTTTTTTGTGACACAGCAGTATAAGGCTCTTCTTTTTTGGGGTATTAGTAAATTTATTCCATAGGCattcaatatataaaaaattaactaaTACTTAACACTGGAATTATAATGGGTGGGGGGCTTTTTCAGTTAGTTAATACTGCAAATTTGCATTTAATAGGGTATTATTTGACTATTTTGAGACATTAGGTCAATTGTAAAAAGATCCACTAcatgctgtttgtttttaatttattacttaGTTTGCGGTTTTTTTCTGACACTACAGCTGCATCATGACTACAGAGAAAATGTACACTGAACAGTTTCAATCTATATTATTTAAAAGGGCTTTACCAGTGtacattaaaaatacactgttcTTACTATTAGAaccaaaatgtgttttttatgGCATAAATAAGAATGGTGCTCCTAAATGCAAAATGTCCAAAACAATGGAATCTTTGTGAGTGCTATGCAttcaacttattttttaaaataaaactagttTTGAGTAAGAAGGCTCCAGTGTGTATtatgcttgtgtgtgtgtggttttttaaaatatgtaaactGTCTTGTCCTGGGTATGGGCTGAAGCTGTAAGgacttctttctctccctcccccctaCCTTTCTGTAACACTGTCATCAGCTTCAGGAACACACTGACTTCACAATTGAAAAAATAGGAAGGAAATCATGCAGGAAGGGGCTTTAAAACTAATTGCAGCCATAGCATATGCTAAATATTGTACACTTCAACAATGTGTCTAGTACAGAgctgaaacaaagaaatcaaGAACAAAAGGACTGAAGTAGTTCAAGAGCCTGGGGGATGAACTCATTTCGTtcttataacaaaaaaatcaagcagtGATACTGGCAGTCTCCAATTTCTAATACTAAAAATCATTTAGGACACGTAGGAATAGCCATTTGTCAAGAGCTACAAGCACTTACGTTATTTACAATAGCTGTGAAGGCTCAGTCATGCTGAAGGCAGCATAAAATCACATGATGCATCctagcagaaatatttttgattgTTTTGAACTTCTGATAACTGCTTCTTAGTAGAAGAAATTCTAGTTTTTCCTACCAAAGTGCACATTTCACATTTGTAATAAGGTGGTGATCATGGCTAGAGTTCAAAAATTAGGTAGCTTGCATAGAATTTAATTCCTCTAAAGTTAGAAAATTAGGTTATGAGGCCTCAGTTAGCTTTCACCCATCCACTTAGGAATAACCTCTGTGAAAACCTTTTTTAGAGGGCCTAGAGCCAGACAGAGAGAGCAAACTCTACTCTGTCCCACTAAGGAACAAGGGCAGTGTTCAGCATGATGGTGGCATGCACATTACATGGGTACTTTGATCTGGAAAGTTTCATCCTCACCCTTAAGGCTGAAAAAGTCAAGTCTGTCTAGACTGTCTCCTTGAGATTTcaagtttttatatttttttaattgtaattacAAAATAGGAACTATCCCTGGCATTTATGAGTCTTAACAACTACAAGGACTGCCAGATACTTTTCAACATTTCAGTAGAAGTCTCAGATTCAGATATTAAATTGCAAGTCCGaggctttttttgtgtttgtacGTAACCAGAAAATCTATATCTCTGCTTCCTGTGACCCAGGTTCATTATCTGCATTAAAATATGAGTATATTTAAGCATTGCAAATTTAGCTTAAAAGATGAAATTTCAAGTTAACATTTTAGGGACTGGCACATCACCAGGAATAAAGACTTTTTGCAACTGTAGTACTGCTGTTTATAGAAGCCAGAAAGTAATGCAGTATCCTCCTTTAATACTTCATAAACTCTACAGTCTGACGGTTCACGGGAACAAAAGTCTTGTGAGTAGATAAGGCCTTATCTGAGTGAGCACAAGTGCCCAGTTAGTCATCTCGTACTACAAGGCTGTCAACAGCAACTTTTGAAAACACGAAGTAAAGcagcaataacaaaatacaCAGCTATTTTAGTCTCCATCACAGTGATATTTTAGAAGTTATGGCACAAGCACAGTTGTGAAGTTTACATTACAcattttgctctttccctgtAATTAAATGTTACATAGTAAATTTTGATAACTTCAATAAATAAGACATACATTCtgacaaagaaaagcatttgctACTAACATTCAAAACAACGTTTTAACTGAATTAATTAAAGGGTAACCATATAGAAAGTAGCTCCAGGTTTTAGAAATCCTCAGTGCAACCAAGGATGTGGACTTCTGTTGCCAGTCCTACCAAGATAAGAAGGGAACCTTAAGGACGACTTCAGGTGTTAAAATTATAAACTTGAGATTCAGTATATAATGTTCATATTCATCACTGCAAGTCAGTTAAAATTATCACACCTATTAGCTGGTGTATGCATTTGAAAACTGTTAGAACTattacttgcttttctttgaacATTTGCATTTACTCTCTTGAAGGAGCAAGATACAGGAATACTTCCATAGAACAACCCGTTAAAGCTCTCTTAAAAGAAAGTATGCACTTCCTATCTTCTATTAATAATTGAAAAGACCACTCTAAGGCTATATATTCTATAGGAATTTGTTCATGCTAATCAGTCAGTAATTACTAGGAGATTTACTAGGAGCTATTAGAATACCAGTTTATAGTTTATTCCACAAATAACGCATGGTTAGCATCTTCCTGGAACAAATAACTAATTTTTTGTGGTACTGAAATGATGCATTATGGTTTTGCCACATTTTGCAACcaaaaagctgcatttcctaGTTTTCATTCCTTATCTAGATGATTGCtgtagtcccttccaactgaaatatcGAGTCTATTATCTTTTTCATGAGAGGTCAGCAACAGTAACTTTGTTTCGAGACATAATTTAACTAAAGGATTCTTTTCATGCCTGATAAGAGAAACTTAAGAAGACCcacaaatatttgaatatgGATGAAAACACTTACCAAGAGAAAATTCTTTGCTAggaattttggaaaaataagtGCCAGGCTGATACTCAGCTTCAATTACTAACTGCAAATGCATGTGTGGCATCTGCATACAGTATCTGATAACTGGGGGAAAATTTATTACATCTGCAACTGGAAGGATTATTTAAGAGGACAAAACAATTGTTACGTATCTTTATCAACAACCACTCTCTGGTTAAAACCTTTTAACATATAAAAGGTACTCTACTGCACGTGCAATGCTTATAgttaaaatgaagcattttacAATTACCTTTTATGGACTTTGTTGCTTGTCAAGTATTACATGTCaagaattattttcaagatGTATTGTCaagagttattttttccttatcaaGAGTTATTTTCTCCTTAAACACCTTTTTCTATGCATTGAGGTATCCCGGTATCTTTatcatatttaagaaaacaaagaagatatgtaaaatattacttcgaaattttcagaaaactgtaaCATATAATTGAATAGAAGCATCTGAAAATTATTGTATGCACAGTGGATATGCACCTTGTACACACTGTGGATATTCCAGTACTCGAGCTCACCAGATTGAGTACTTTTAAGACTTACCCTCCTTTCAGCTCCCCCTCAAATTTGTTAATGAGACTCCACAGCGGAAGAGAAAGACAGATTATGAATCTGCTTCTTGTCAACACAATGTCATGCAAGATTTTGCCAAATCCCTCTTTTACCTTCTTCTACAGTCATCtacttacatatttttattccaaCCACCAATCAACTATTTTACTTAGAGAGgagttttctatttcttttgtttgtttttaaagtggTAACAGCAGCAATGCTTTGCTAAGT
It includes:
- the LOC116790397 gene encoding LOW QUALITY PROTEIN: cyclin-J-like (The sequence of the model RefSeq protein was modified relative to this genomic sequence to represent the inferred CDS: inserted 5 bases in 5 codons) translates to MELEAQWWTGQLAADIHQALRYKELKLPSYKGQSPQLHLRRYFADLIAIVSXRFRLCPAARHLAVYLLDLFMDRYDISTQQLHVVALSCLLLASKFEEKEDSVPKLEQLNSLGCMTNMNLVLTKQNLLHMELLLLETFQWNLCLPTAAHFIDYYLLXAVHETDLHDGWPMVCLEKTKLYMAKYADYFLEVSLQDHEFLNYAPSXVATACVASSRIILRLSPTWPTRLHHLTAYSWDFLVPCIERLLIAHDNDVKEANKQKGQHAQSAQHSVFQPPAPTPQQANAQQHIPHYLQAHQSSLQYHHQTSQQQSCQQILSSNHTASYXLQTCPAALQSSGQARGHVXTGAATSLAVPLEVKPCISVSYNRSYQVNGRYSCITPCFER